A portion of the Bdellovibrionales bacterium genome contains these proteins:
- a CDS encoding pyruvate, phosphate dikinase: protein MEVRERSTSVSAEKYQLPSQYIYFFSKTQTDGNAGMKSILGGKGANLAEMTSLGLSVPPGFTISTEICQVFHRAGEVLPVEVKKAAEEALEKIETIIGKKFGDNSNPLLLSVRSGARASMPGMMDTILNLGLNDQAVEGLAKQSGNARFAWDSYRRFLQMYSDVVMGMNSSYLEVIMEDLKDSKKYLNDTDLSVDDLKTMVAKFKKQILETTSQPFPMDPKEQLWGAISAVFKSWNTPRAKTYRELHGIPASWGTAVNIQSMVFGNRGDDSATGVAFTRNPSTGESVYYGEFLVNAQGEDVVAGIRTPQPITKRDAKDSSLPSLEEIMPKAYQELTGVFDKLEKHYKDMQDIEFTIERGVLWILQTRNGKRTARAALRSACEMIDEKLISPEEALLRLDPKSLDQLLHPALDPNAPRNLLTRALPASPGGAVGTIVFSSEEAVRAAAEQKKVILVRIETSPEDIEGMVSAQGILTSRGGMTSHAAVVARGMGKCCVAGAGEADVDYVKRELRIKGYVLKEGETITLDGSTGEVFLGEVKMLPPTLDKYFERIMKMADDYRSLGVRANADTPMDAATARRFGAEGIGLCRTEHMFFGADRIDVVREMIMADDRHERVRALDRLAPMQREDFLGLFREMNGYPVTIRLLDPPLHEFLPHSEDELAELAARLKWDVAKIRSKVRSLSEVNPMLGHRGCRLAITFPEIYEMQARAIAEAAIEVIEAGQQLSPEIMIPLVATEGELARLRELVDRTVKRVQEEHGVIFEYLVGTMIELPRAALIADQLAHSAEFFSFGTNDLTQTTLGLSRDDSGKFLATYVSEGLFLEDPFATIDVGGVGKLVQKGVELGLQTRPDIKLGVCGEHGGDPSSIEFFHNVGLHYVSCSPYRVPIARLAAAQAALKQRKVQH from the coding sequence ATGGAAGTTCGGGAAAGATCGACATCTGTCTCTGCCGAGAAGTACCAATTGCCCAGTCAGTACATCTACTTTTTTTCAAAAACTCAGACCGATGGCAATGCTGGAATGAAAAGTATTCTTGGCGGCAAAGGAGCGAATCTTGCTGAAATGACCTCATTGGGCCTTTCAGTGCCGCCGGGATTCACCATATCCACAGAAATTTGTCAGGTGTTTCATCGGGCCGGTGAAGTCTTGCCAGTGGAAGTAAAAAAAGCTGCAGAGGAGGCTTTAGAAAAAATTGAAACCATCATAGGAAAAAAGTTCGGAGACAATAGCAATCCTCTCTTGCTGAGTGTGCGGTCAGGGGCGCGGGCCAGTATGCCAGGAATGATGGACACAATTCTTAATTTGGGCCTTAATGACCAGGCGGTTGAGGGCTTGGCGAAGCAATCCGGAAATGCGCGTTTTGCCTGGGATTCCTACCGGCGTTTTTTACAAATGTACTCTGATGTTGTGATGGGCATGAATTCTTCCTATCTGGAAGTCATTATGGAAGATCTCAAGGACTCTAAGAAATATTTGAATGACACGGATTTGAGTGTTGATGACCTGAAGACCATGGTAGCGAAGTTTAAAAAACAAATTTTAGAAACGACGAGTCAGCCATTTCCCATGGATCCAAAAGAGCAGTTGTGGGGGGCTATTTCAGCTGTATTTAAATCTTGGAATACTCCACGGGCCAAGACCTATCGTGAGTTGCACGGAATTCCGGCCAGTTGGGGAACGGCGGTAAATATCCAATCCATGGTTTTTGGCAATCGGGGAGATGATTCGGCGACAGGGGTGGCCTTCACACGAAATCCCTCGACAGGAGAATCCGTTTATTATGGTGAATTTCTTGTCAATGCCCAGGGCGAAGACGTGGTAGCAGGCATTCGCACGCCTCAGCCCATCACCAAGAGGGATGCTAAAGATTCAAGCCTTCCCTCTTTAGAAGAAATTATGCCAAAAGCCTATCAGGAGCTCACGGGCGTTTTTGATAAACTCGAAAAGCATTACAAAGACATGCAGGACATTGAATTTACCATTGAAAGAGGCGTTCTGTGGATATTGCAAACTCGTAACGGAAAAAGAACGGCTCGGGCGGCTCTTCGCAGCGCTTGCGAAATGATTGATGAAAAACTGATCAGTCCAGAGGAAGCCCTCTTGAGATTAGATCCGAAGAGTTTGGATCAGCTCCTCCATCCGGCCCTGGATCCGAACGCTCCAAGGAATTTGCTGACAAGGGCCCTTCCGGCAAGCCCCGGTGGTGCGGTCGGCACGATTGTATTTAGTTCGGAGGAGGCCGTTCGAGCTGCGGCAGAACAAAAAAAGGTGATTCTCGTCCGAATTGAAACTTCACCCGAGGACATCGAGGGAATGGTTTCTGCTCAGGGGATATTGACGTCTCGTGGAGGAATGACTTCTCATGCCGCCGTCGTGGCTCGAGGGATGGGCAAGTGTTGCGTGGCAGGTGCGGGCGAAGCGGATGTTGATTACGTAAAGAGAGAATTGCGCATAAAGGGCTATGTGTTGAAGGAGGGAGAAACAATCACTTTAGATGGCTCTACGGGAGAGGTTTTCCTCGGTGAAGTTAAAATGCTCCCTCCAACCCTGGATAAATATTTTGAGCGTATCATGAAAATGGCTGATGATTATCGCAGTCTAGGAGTTCGAGCGAATGCAGATACCCCAATGGATGCAGCGACGGCCCGCCGGTTCGGAGCTGAGGGCATAGGCCTTTGTCGAACTGAGCATATGTTTTTTGGTGCGGATCGTATCGATGTTGTGCGCGAAATGATTATGGCAGACGATCGCCATGAGAGAGTGCGGGCTCTCGATCGGCTGGCTCCTATGCAGCGGGAGGATTTTTTGGGGTTATTTCGCGAAATGAATGGATACCCCGTGACAATTCGGCTTCTGGATCCTCCCTTACACGAATTTTTGCCCCATTCCGAAGATGAACTTGCGGAGTTAGCGGCGCGTTTGAAATGGGATGTTGCGAAGATCCGTTCTAAGGTGCGTTCCCTTTCAGAAGTAAATCCCATGCTTGGTCACCGTGGCTGTCGATTGGCCATTACGTTTCCAGAGATTTATGAGATGCAGGCTCGAGCCATTGCTGAGGCGGCCATTGAAGTGATTGAAGCTGGTCAGCAGTTATCTCCAGAAATAATGATTCCTTTGGTAGCAACCGAAGGGGAGCTGGCCCGTTTGCGTGAACTGGTTGATCGGACAGTGAAAAGGGTCCAAGAGGAACATGGGGTTATTTTTGAGTACCTCGTTGGGACAATGATTGAATTGCCGCGGGCCGCATTGATTGCCGATCAGCTTGCGCACAGTGCAGAATTTTTTAGTTTTGGAACCAATGACCTGACGCAAACAACTTTGGGTCTTTCTCGTGATGATTCCGGAAAGTTTTTGGCCACTTACGTCTCCGAGGGGCTCTTTTTGGAGGACCCTTTTGCCACGATTGATGTAGGGGGCGTTGGAAAATTAGTTCAAAAAGGTGTTGAATTGGGGCTTCAAACCAGACCAGATATTAAGTTGGGGGTTTGTGGGGAGCACGGAGGGGATCCGTCGAGTATTGAATTCTTCCATAACGTGGGACTACACTACGTTAGTTGCTCACCCTATCGAGTTCCCATCGCAAGGTTAGCAGCGGCGCAAGCGGCGCTCAAACAACGGAAGGTCCAACATTGA
- a CDS encoding glycine--tRNA ligase: MQTTLLKDLSTLVSLSKRRGFVFQSSEIYGGLNSCWDYGPLGTNLKLNVKLHWYRAMTRRNDIVGLDSAILMHPTVWKASGHIDGFSDPLVDCKKCKNRFREDSSIVDGKVVCPRCGSADVTESRQFNLMFKTHMGPVADEGSTVYLRPETAQGIFVNFENVATSMRKKIPFGVAQIGKSFRNEITPGNFTFRTREFEQMEMQFFVKPGTDEEWFESWKKIRWNFYLNMGIREENLRYKQHGPNELAHYAKAAFDVQYQFPFGWQELEGVHNRGDFDLSQHQKFSNKKLEYFDEASKEKFLPYVIETAVGCDRLCLAILCDAYREEKVTEEGREDVRVVMGFKPELAPIKVAVLPLSRKEPLTKMAADLRDELALEWDVDYDETASIGKRYRRQDEIGTPLCVTVDFTSIEDEAVTVRHRDSMKQDRVKMSELKRYVAQKLADFN, translated from the coding sequence ATGCAAACCACTCTATTGAAAGATTTGTCCACTTTGGTTTCACTATCTAAGCGCCGCGGATTTGTATTTCAAAGCAGCGAAATCTATGGAGGTTTGAACTCTTGTTGGGATTATGGTCCCCTCGGTACAAATTTGAAACTCAACGTTAAGCTGCATTGGTATCGCGCGATGACCCGGAGAAATGACATTGTGGGCCTCGATTCGGCCATCTTGATGCATCCCACGGTTTGGAAAGCCTCTGGGCACATTGATGGGTTCTCAGATCCTCTGGTGGACTGCAAGAAGTGTAAGAATCGTTTTCGTGAAGATTCATCAATTGTGGATGGGAAAGTCGTGTGTCCGCGCTGCGGTTCAGCTGATGTAACAGAATCTCGGCAATTCAACCTTATGTTTAAGACTCATATGGGACCTGTGGCCGATGAAGGCAGCACGGTTTATTTGCGACCTGAGACGGCCCAAGGCATATTTGTCAATTTTGAGAATGTTGCCACTTCTATGCGTAAGAAGATCCCTTTTGGAGTTGCTCAAATTGGGAAATCTTTCCGCAATGAAATCACACCGGGTAACTTTACCTTTCGCACTCGAGAATTTGAGCAAATGGAAATGCAGTTTTTTGTAAAACCCGGAACGGACGAAGAGTGGTTTGAGTCCTGGAAGAAGATTCGCTGGAATTTCTATCTGAACATGGGCATTCGAGAAGAGAATTTGCGTTACAAGCAGCATGGCCCGAACGAGCTTGCGCACTACGCGAAAGCGGCTTTCGATGTGCAATATCAATTTCCGTTTGGTTGGCAGGAGCTTGAGGGTGTGCACAATCGTGGCGATTTTGATTTGAGTCAACATCAGAAGTTTTCAAATAAAAAACTCGAGTATTTTGACGAAGCCTCTAAGGAAAAGTTTTTGCCTTATGTGATTGAAACTGCAGTGGGATGCGATCGTTTGTGTCTGGCAATACTTTGTGATGCCTACCGAGAAGAAAAGGTGACAGAAGAGGGTCGTGAAGATGTTCGTGTGGTTATGGGCTTTAAGCCGGAGCTTGCTCCGATTAAGGTGGCCGTGCTGCCGCTCTCAAGAAAAGAGCCTCTTACAAAGATGGCCGCTGATTTGCGAGATGAGTTGGCGCTTGAGTGGGACGTCGATTATGATGAAACGGCGAGCATTGGGAAGCGATATCGTCGGCAAGACGAGATCGGCACTCCACTTTGCGTGACAGTGGATTTTACAAGCATTGAGGACGAAGCCGTGACCGTTCGTCATCGCGATAGCATGAAACAGGATCGAGTTAAAATGTCAGAGTTGAAGCGCTATGTGGCTCAAAAATTAGCGGATTTTAACTAA
- the smc gene encoding chromosome segregation protein SMC, whose protein sequence is MRIKKLEIVGFKSFKDRTVIHFDAGITGVVGPNGCGKSNIVDALVWVMGEMSAKHLRGSSMEDVIFAGAEGYAPLGLAEVSLTLENDGGPFPAKYARFSEIMVTRRLHRNGESEYLINKEPARLRDTQEIFMDTGAGSKGFSIIEQGAIGKIITAKPEDRRTLIEEAAGITKFKVRKRESQRKLTQTDQNLVRLQDIIGEQKRQLDSLQRQAQRAERYRNLKNDIRNKELWVTSKAFLELRGDIEEAQKGYIQAQDCDTSVTTDISEMESELAEMKLEVLERENDVESLQVKRQKVQEQSQLLENEIRELRFEIEQARRNKEMTGNILEQYQARQRALENEKKTYEERESQLAQISSELDQKYVVSNEKYQTVQKRVLEADEELTQTRREMLAVSQSESHMSAKLLSVQTQIEDVGLKAENSRSVLAELNSKSAGFEERQAKVSAALESEKQMQLEVARDVETIQTNLVVLKDQFEEKRVEVESFKDALNEVSSRLYGLENLHANFEGFEDGVKSVMLWQRQRLESQDVADGNISESQYQPMVEIVEVPQEYELAMEAALGSRLQMLLAQDSQSALSAVEYLKEKKSGRSSFVALDMSSGSESDSDSWDQTNLLKEKGFKTLLTDVVVVPASFQKQVSSFLRDVVVVDNIRNAMALRKDYSNLSFVTLDGDTLTNEGILTGGTNENVESGVLKRRREIKELSIRREEFAGKLSLAQNVLKKIEAKIKTLSSDYESAKNRQNEKEISVAELKKDLERADNELNNARVALRKQQEESSRDENQLLILREREEDIQESIAETREKRIDLESQVETLTEELRSARLGIDSLQMEVTELKVESAAKKQELEGIRHQLKMVSNSLFDVNQNLSQMSEESEKSTESLSLNSLKVEEQKLQLERVISELQVIHENLKLATNSYEEIAAQENDLSDKLSLALHSINENKARLNEAQLKLEQYRMKERYLLDQIFERYQLDLAEESSQFAEIEGDLATTEAELEDLKDKLKRIGEVNLSAIEEYDELSERYRFLSQQHQDLTEAKESLRKVIDRINRICSRRFRDTFELVNERFVKVFPVLFGGGEARLVMVEDLEHGEQGIDIVAKPPGKKLQNVGLLSGGEKALTAVSLIFSIFLVKPSPYCLLDEVDAPLDDANVYRFNDLVGKMTKRSQIIVVTHNKHTMRVADKLYGVTMEEKGVSKMVSVNLNEAERVAEV, encoded by the coding sequence TTGAGAATCAAAAAATTAGAGATCGTCGGTTTTAAGTCGTTCAAGGATCGAACGGTTATTCACTTTGATGCCGGAATTACAGGAGTCGTGGGGCCAAACGGCTGTGGTAAATCTAACATTGTTGACGCCCTTGTTTGGGTGATGGGAGAAATGTCGGCGAAACATCTCCGCGGATCTTCGATGGAGGATGTGATTTTTGCCGGCGCTGAGGGCTATGCGCCTCTTGGTTTGGCTGAAGTCAGTTTAACTCTGGAGAATGACGGAGGTCCCTTTCCGGCAAAGTACGCGCGATTCAGTGAAATAATGGTTACGCGCCGATTGCATAGGAACGGAGAGAGCGAATATCTGATTAATAAGGAGCCTGCCCGCCTGCGCGACACTCAGGAAATATTCATGGATACGGGGGCTGGCTCTAAGGGGTTTAGTATTATTGAGCAGGGGGCTATCGGCAAGATTATCACGGCAAAGCCGGAAGACCGTCGAACTCTTATTGAAGAAGCTGCTGGAATCACAAAATTCAAGGTGAGAAAACGGGAATCTCAGCGAAAGCTAACGCAGACGGATCAAAACTTAGTGCGACTTCAGGATATTATCGGAGAACAAAAGCGTCAGTTGGACAGCTTGCAGCGTCAGGCTCAAAGAGCTGAGCGTTATCGCAATCTTAAAAATGATATCCGAAACAAGGAACTTTGGGTCACGTCGAAGGCCTTCTTAGAATTGCGTGGCGATATAGAAGAAGCTCAAAAAGGCTATATTCAGGCTCAGGACTGCGATACTTCGGTGACGACCGATATCAGCGAAATGGAGTCAGAACTTGCTGAAATGAAGCTGGAGGTATTGGAGAGGGAGAACGATGTCGAATCTCTCCAGGTGAAGCGGCAGAAAGTACAAGAGCAGAGCCAATTGCTTGAAAATGAAATAAGAGAATTGCGTTTTGAGATTGAGCAGGCTCGTCGCAATAAGGAGATGACGGGAAATATTTTAGAGCAATATCAGGCGAGGCAAAGGGCGCTGGAAAATGAAAAGAAGACCTATGAAGAGAGAGAAAGCCAGCTGGCACAAATCTCTTCAGAACTTGACCAAAAATATGTTGTGAGCAATGAAAAGTATCAAACAGTGCAAAAACGTGTTTTAGAGGCGGATGAGGAACTGACGCAAACTCGTCGTGAGATGCTCGCAGTTTCACAATCAGAGTCTCACATGAGTGCGAAGCTCTTGTCCGTTCAGACTCAGATTGAGGATGTTGGACTCAAGGCCGAGAACAGTCGTTCTGTTCTTGCCGAACTTAACAGCAAAAGTGCGGGGTTTGAAGAGCGCCAGGCTAAGGTTTCGGCTGCCCTTGAATCTGAAAAGCAGATGCAACTAGAAGTTGCGAGGGACGTGGAAACAATTCAAACAAATCTTGTGGTCTTAAAGGATCAGTTTGAAGAAAAGCGAGTTGAAGTTGAATCTTTCAAGGATGCTCTCAATGAGGTTTCCTCTCGACTTTACGGTCTTGAGAATCTTCACGCTAATTTTGAGGGTTTTGAGGATGGTGTAAAATCAGTCATGCTGTGGCAACGGCAGCGTTTGGAATCTCAGGATGTGGCAGATGGAAATATTTCTGAGAGTCAGTATCAACCGATGGTCGAAATCGTCGAGGTCCCCCAGGAATATGAGCTTGCGATGGAGGCCGCTCTTGGAAGTCGATTGCAAATGCTATTGGCCCAGGATTCTCAATCGGCTCTCTCGGCCGTTGAGTATTTAAAAGAAAAAAAGTCTGGGAGATCGAGCTTTGTGGCTCTTGATATGAGCTCCGGATCGGAATCAGACTCAGACTCGTGGGATCAAACAAATCTACTGAAGGAAAAGGGATTTAAAACTCTTCTCACGGATGTTGTTGTTGTACCAGCGTCTTTTCAAAAGCAGGTTTCCTCTTTTCTCCGGGACGTCGTGGTTGTCGATAATATTCGCAATGCCATGGCTCTGCGTAAAGATTATTCAAATCTAAGCTTTGTCACTTTGGATGGAGATACACTTACAAATGAAGGGATCTTGACGGGTGGGACCAACGAAAACGTCGAATCCGGTGTGCTCAAGCGTCGTCGTGAAATCAAGGAACTTTCCATTAGACGTGAGGAATTTGCAGGAAAATTATCTTTGGCTCAAAATGTTTTGAAAAAGATAGAGGCCAAGATCAAAACCCTCAGCAGTGATTATGAGAGCGCAAAAAATCGTCAGAACGAAAAAGAAATCTCGGTAGCGGAGTTGAAAAAAGACTTGGAGCGAGCAGACAATGAGCTGAACAACGCTCGGGTGGCTCTGCGAAAACAACAAGAAGAGTCCTCTCGAGATGAAAATCAACTTTTGATTCTTCGTGAGCGAGAGGAAGATATACAAGAATCAATCGCGGAGACTCGTGAAAAACGAATAGATCTGGAAAGTCAGGTTGAGACTCTAACAGAAGAGTTGAGAAGTGCTCGTTTAGGAATAGACAGTTTGCAAATGGAAGTGACCGAGTTAAAGGTTGAATCTGCCGCGAAGAAACAAGAGCTGGAAGGAATTCGTCATCAGCTCAAAATGGTTTCCAATTCTCTTTTCGATGTGAACCAGAATCTGTCGCAAATGTCAGAAGAATCAGAGAAAAGCACAGAATCACTTTCTTTGAATAGCCTGAAGGTAGAAGAGCAGAAACTTCAACTCGAGAGAGTCATCAGTGAATTGCAGGTTATCCATGAGAATTTAAAACTGGCCACAAATTCCTATGAGGAAATTGCAGCGCAAGAGAACGATCTGAGCGATAAACTGTCTCTGGCTTTGCATTCGATCAACGAAAACAAGGCACGCCTCAATGAGGCCCAATTGAAACTCGAACAATATCGAATGAAGGAACGTTACCTTCTGGATCAAATTTTTGAAAGATATCAGCTAGATTTGGCAGAAGAATCCTCTCAGTTTGCGGAGATTGAGGGTGATTTGGCGACAACAGAAGCTGAGCTTGAGGATTTGAAGGACAAGTTAAAGCGGATTGGGGAAGTAAACTTGTCTGCTATCGAAGAGTATGATGAGTTGTCCGAACGGTATCGGTTTCTCTCTCAGCAACATCAAGATCTCACAGAGGCAAAGGAGAGTTTGCGTAAGGTCATAGATCGAATCAATCGGATTTGTTCGAGAAGATTCAGAGATACCTTTGAGTTGGTTAATGAGCGGTTTGTAAAAGTTTTTCCTGTTCTATTTGGTGGAGGTGAAGCGCGCCTTGTCATGGTGGAAGACCTCGAGCATGGAGAGCAAGGAATTGATATTGTTGCCAAGCCTCCTGGTAAAAAACTTCAAAACGTGGGTCTTCTTTCTGGCGGTGAGAAAGCTCTGACGGCGGTGTCCTTGATCTTTTCAATTTTCTTGGTTAAACCTTCACCTTACTGCCTTTTGGATGAGGTGGATGCGCCTTTGGATGATGCCAACGTCTATCGTTTTAATGATTTGGTTGGCAAGATGACCAAGCGCAGTCAGATTATTGTGGTCACCCATAACAAGCACACCATGAGGGTGGCAGATAAACTATACGGCGTCACCATGGAGGAAAAGGGAGTCTCCAAAATGGTCTCGGTCAATTTAAACGAGGCCGAGAGAGTTGCTGAAGTATAA
- the ftsY gene encoding signal recognition particle-docking protein FtsY codes for MLRGGLLSRVLSPSLFIFFDGPLTNKVFKNSEAVTSKVSAPTAPVTLSAPAAELAPAPAPAFEPEPAPAPAPPAPAARPIPKDLTSALANTRASLFGRIKGLFAADHDLSADDREALEEILYTSDLGPKTVQRLLDAVDESLSHGQKSDLEAVRRALSSEILKIFSFVNEEQINGEARLAKSNDNVSGVLHLTGSIETKPLVWLIVGVNGVGKTTTIGKLANAVAKSGKKVVVAAGDTFRAAAGEQLKIWSERAQVEIFSPPGTTDPSAVAFDACQMAKARGFDVVIIDTAGRLHTQANLMEELHKMKRVVQKVVPDGPHEILLVLDANSGQNALVQARNFHDILTLSGVVLTKMDGTAKGGVAVGLACELGLPIRLIGVGEGIDDLRPFCSKEFVNSIL; via the coding sequence TTGTTGCGGGGGGGACTGCTCTCTCGGGTCTTGTCGCCTTCCTTGTTTATTTTTTTCGACGGTCCACTGACAAACAAAGTCTTCAAAAATAGTGAAGCTGTAACTTCGAAAGTCTCAGCTCCCACCGCACCTGTAACTCTCAGTGCTCCGGCAGCTGAGCTGGCGCCCGCACCCGCACCCGCGTTCGAGCCTGAACCTGCACCCGCGCCCGCACCTCCAGCGCCCGCGGCAAGGCCGATCCCCAAAGATCTCACTTCGGCCTTAGCCAATACGCGAGCAAGTCTTTTCGGTCGCATCAAGGGATTGTTTGCCGCAGATCATGATCTTTCGGCTGATGACCGTGAGGCCTTAGAAGAAATTTTGTACACGAGCGATTTAGGTCCTAAAACTGTTCAAAGATTGCTCGATGCTGTGGATGAAAGCTTAAGTCATGGCCAGAAATCAGATTTGGAGGCAGTGAGAAGGGCTCTGAGTTCTGAAATTTTGAAGATATTTTCTTTTGTGAATGAAGAGCAAATAAATGGCGAGGCCAGATTGGCGAAATCAAATGATAATGTGAGTGGAGTTCTTCATCTCACTGGAAGTATTGAGACGAAGCCTCTTGTTTGGCTGATTGTCGGTGTCAACGGTGTTGGGAAAACAACAACAATCGGAAAACTCGCAAATGCTGTGGCCAAAAGTGGAAAGAAAGTTGTGGTTGCAGCCGGAGACACTTTTCGGGCTGCGGCAGGCGAGCAGTTGAAAATTTGGAGCGAGAGAGCGCAGGTTGAGATTTTCTCTCCTCCGGGAACGACAGATCCGAGTGCTGTGGCTTTTGATGCCTGTCAGATGGCTAAAGCAAGAGGCTTTGACGTTGTGATCATTGATACGGCTGGACGCCTGCACACGCAGGCAAATCTCATGGAAGAGCTGCATAAGATGAAGCGAGTTGTTCAGAAAGTTGTTCCTGATGGTCCCCATGAAATTTTGCTTGTTCTGGATGCCAACTCAGGGCAGAACGCGCTTGTTCAGGCGCGAAATTTTCACGATATTCTTACATTGTCCGGAGTGGTACTAACAAAAATGGATGGGACAGCCAAAGGTGGCGTTGCTGTAGGCCTTGCCTGCGAATTGGGACTCCCGATCCGCCTTATTGGCGTTGGCGAAGGGATTGACGATTTGCGTCCTTTTTGCAGCAAAGAGTTTGTGAATTCAATTCTCTGA
- a CDS encoding transposase: MVESFNSRVRDECLNELRLFSLEDAREKIDTWHWRYNNINPHSALGMKSPIEFAKEQESMLAS, translated from the coding sequence ATTGTCGAATCTTTCAATTCGAGAGTTCGTGACGAGTGCCTCAACGAGTTACGTCTTTTTTCTCTCGAAGATGCTCGAGAGAAAATCGACACCTGGCACTGGAGGTACAACAACATCAATCCACATTCAGCACTAGGAATGAAATCTCCAATTGAATTTGCAAAGGAACAGGAATCTATGTTAGCAAGCTAA
- a CDS encoding transposase has product MKKRFSEEQIISAVKKLETGSPAKEVSREMGVTIQTLYHWKKRFGGMDVTDARRLKDLEMENTRLKRIVADQALDIVMLKDVNSKSGEVQRQENGGLIPC; this is encoded by the coding sequence ATGAAGAAGAGATTTAGCGAGGAACAAATAATTTCTGCAGTAAAAAAACTGGAGACGGGATCGCCAGCAAAAGAGGTGTCGCGCGAGATGGGCGTGACGATTCAGACTCTCTACCATTGGAAGAAGCGTTTTGGTGGTATGGACGTGACCGACGCCAGACGGCTGAAAGACCTGGAGATGGAGAATACGCGCCTAAAAAGGATCGTGGCGGACCAGGCTCTCGACATCGTCATGTTGAAGGATGTGAACTCAAAAAGTGGTGAGGTCCAGCGACAAGAGAACGGAGGCCTCATACCTTGTTGA
- a CDS encoding transposase encodes MVRSSDKRTEASYLVEKYEVSKARTSCLLGLPITTLYYNPKENGDQPLASRLSELATEHRRFGHPRLFVLLKREISDLNHKRSRRIYQKLKLQIGRRKRKKLGSCPRLPATQAMGPNQIWAIDFMFDFIESGRRLKILTIVDEFAKLSPGVLVDQSIRGIDVTEYLDHLAGENTLRSSGSIRVRNLRRGRCLTGPIVMAFSWSLQR; translated from the coding sequence GTGGTGAGGTCCAGCGACAAGAGAACGGAGGCCTCATACCTTGTTGAAAAATACGAGGTCTCCAAGGCTCGAACCAGCTGTCTGCTGGGCCTTCCCATCACCACCTTGTATTATAATCCAAAAGAGAATGGAGACCAGCCTCTGGCGTCGCGATTGTCGGAGCTAGCGACAGAGCATAGAAGGTTCGGTCACCCGCGGCTATTTGTTCTTCTCAAGAGGGAAATATCTGATCTCAACCACAAACGATCGCGTCGGATTTATCAAAAACTAAAGCTTCAGATTGGACGCAGGAAGAGAAAAAAGCTTGGATCCTGTCCCAGACTGCCGGCCACTCAAGCAATGGGACCCAATCAAATATGGGCTATTGACTTCATGTTCGACTTTATCGAGTCAGGAAGGCGCCTTAAAATTCTCACCATTGTCGATGAATTCGCAAAACTCTCCCCCGGAGTTCTGGTTGATCAATCCATTCGAGGAATTGACGTCACCGAATATCTCGACCACTTAGCCGGGGAAAATACCCTCAGATCATCCGGGTCGATCAGGGTACGGAATTTACGTCGAGGGCGATGCTTGACTGGGCCTATCGTCATGGCATTCAGCTGGAGTTTACAAAGGTAA
- a CDS encoding DUF4337 family protein codes for MNVFDDQFDLTEATLSIAIALFGVTALTQKKPLFFFALILSLMGSILGLVGFMGISIHFNFISNILG; via the coding sequence ATGAATGTCTTCGATGATCAATTTGATTTGACCGAAGCAACGCTGTCGATTGCAATTGCGCTTTTTGGTGTCACGGCATTGACTCAGAAAAAACCTCTGTTTTTCTTTGCCTTAATTCTTAGCTTGATGGGCTCCATTTTGGGCTTGGTCGGCTTTATGGGTATTTCCATTCATTTTAATTTTATCTCAAATATATTGGGCTGA